A window of Streptomyces sp. SAI-127 contains these coding sequences:
- a CDS encoding DLW-39 family protein: protein MKKLLLVALAAIGGLLVYRQIQADRAEQDLWTEATDSVPTGS, encoded by the coding sequence GTGAAGAAGCTTCTCCTGGTCGCACTGGCCGCCATCGGCGGGCTCCTCGTGTACCGCCAGATCCAGGCGGATCGCGCCGAGCAGGATCTGTGGACGGAGGCGACTGACTCCGTGCCCACGGGTTCGTGA
- a CDS encoding DUF6344 domain-containing protein, whose translation MAQNKVMKLWTAVITAFLALFTALGLITTTAAAAVPQTQPARNSAGTHPEPLAMSHGLWSHIRSLPPTMKQRIRAEAHGKTPSCRPRSLADTDTATEADTAEPAAADCA comes from the coding sequence ATGGCCCAGAACAAGGTCATGAAGCTGTGGACCGCCGTCATCACCGCCTTCCTCGCGCTGTTCACGGCGCTCGGACTCATCACGACGACCGCCGCCGCTGCCGTACCGCAGACCCAGCCGGCCCGCAACAGCGCCGGCACACACCCGGAGCCCCTGGCGATGTCCCACGGCCTCTGGTCCCACATCAGATCGCTGCCCCCCACGATGAAGCAGCGCATCCGGGCCGAGGCCCATGGCAAGACCCCCAGCTGCCGCCCCCGCTCCCTCGCCGACACCGACACGGCCACGGAAGCGGACACGGCCGAACCGGCCGCAGCGGACTGTGCCTGA
- a CDS encoding VOC family protein, whose product MTLEWEQVIVHSVDPAALGQWWAEALGWVVVHSSDDEFEIRPEPDRMPGLDFVRITESKKVKSRLHLDFRPDDQAAEVARLEAHGAKRVDIGQGDQSWIVMADPEGNEFCVLGQRRQ is encoded by the coding sequence ATGACCTTGGAATGGGAACAGGTAATCGTTCACTCGGTGGATCCGGCGGCCCTGGGGCAGTGGTGGGCGGAGGCTCTCGGCTGGGTGGTCGTCCACTCCTCCGATGACGAGTTCGAGATCCGCCCGGAGCCGGATCGCATGCCAGGGTTGGACTTCGTCAGGATCACCGAGAGCAAGAAAGTCAAAAGTCGGCTGCATCTCGACTTCAGGCCTGATGACCAGGCCGCCGAGGTGGCTCGCCTTGAGGCTCATGGTGCCAAGCGTGTCGACATCGGCCAGGGTGACCAGTCGTGGATCGTCATGGCAGACCCTGAAGGCAACGAGTTCTGTGTGCTGGGCCAACGGCGTCAGTGA
- a CDS encoding DUF3566 domain-containing protein — protein sequence MSGATGAGSTGTSTGSSPGSEDGGGRGSAARATETHTTDTHTTQLKAIKPPATDSRSPETHGSQGGPVTDTQPPAQPTAPAAPPKAAAQPQPQPAGQPQPSPSPLPGERRPQQQAGPYHPPQAYPTQANPAGAVRRPRTGARTTPRTRKARLRVAKADPWSVMKVSFLLSIALGICTIVAAAVLWMVMDAMGVFSTVGGTISEATGSNESNGFDLQAFLSLPNVLMFTSIIAVIDVVLATALATLGAFIYNLSAGFVGGVELTLAEDE from the coding sequence GTGAGCGGAGCCACGGGCGCCGGATCGACCGGAACCTCTACGGGGTCTTCCCCCGGCTCGGAGGACGGCGGCGGCCGTGGCTCTGCCGCGCGTGCGACAGAAACGCACACGACAGATACGCACACGACTCAACTCAAGGCGATCAAGCCGCCCGCGACGGACTCGCGCTCGCCCGAGACTCATGGATCCCAGGGGGGACCTGTGACGGACACTCAGCCGCCGGCTCAGCCGACGGCGCCGGCCGCACCGCCGAAGGCGGCGGCCCAGCCGCAGCCCCAGCCCGCGGGACAGCCCCAGCCATCGCCCTCTCCGCTGCCGGGGGAACGCCGGCCGCAGCAGCAGGCCGGCCCTTACCACCCACCGCAGGCCTACCCGACACAGGCCAACCCGGCCGGTGCCGTACGACGCCCGCGCACCGGCGCGCGCACCACGCCCCGTACCCGCAAGGCACGTCTGCGGGTGGCCAAGGCCGACCCGTGGTCCGTCATGAAGGTCAGCTTCCTGCTCTCCATCGCGCTGGGCATCTGCACGATCGTCGCGGCCGCCGTGCTGTGGATGGTCATGGACGCGATGGGCGTCTTCTCGACGGTCGGCGGGACGATCTCCGAGGCGACCGGCTCGAACGAGTCGAACGGCTTCGACCTCCAGGCGTTCCTCTCCCTGCCGAACGTCCTGATGTTCACGTCGATCATCGCGGTCATCGACGTCGTCCTCGCGACGGCTCTCGCGACCCTCGGAGCGTTCATCTACAACCTCTCCGCGGGCTTCGTCGGCGGCGTCGAGCTGACGCTGGCGGAGGACGAGTAA
- the gyrA gene encoding DNA gyrase subunit A yields MADENTPVTSEEGGVIAQRVEPVGLETEMQRSYLDYAMSVIVSRALPDVRDGLKPVHRRVLYAMYDGGYRPERGFYKCARVVGDVMGNYHPHGDSSIYDALVRLAQPWSMRMPLVDSNGNFGSPGNDPAAAMRYTECKLAPLSMEMVRDIDEETVDFTDNYDGRSQEPTVLPARFPNLLINGSAGIAVGMATNIPPHNLREVASGAQWYLENPEASHEELLDALIERIKGPDFPTGALVVGRKGIEEAYRTGRGSITMRAVVEVEEIQNRQCLVVTELPYQTNPDNLAQKIADLVKDGKVGGIADVRDETSSRTGQRLVIVLKRDAVAKVVLNNLYKHTDLQSNFGANMLALVDGVPRTLSLDAFIRHWVAHQIEVIVRRTKFRLRKAEERAHILRGLLKALDAIDEVIALIRRSDTVDIARTGLMGLLEIDEIQANAILEMQLRRLAALERQKIIQEHDELQAKIAEYTEILASPVRQRGIVSAELTAIVDKYGDDRKTMLVPYDGDMSIEDLIAEEDIVVTVSRGGYVKRTKTVDYRAQKRGGKGVRGTKLKEDDIVDHFFVSTTHHWLLFFTNKGRVYRAKAYELPDAGRDARGQHVANLLAFQPDEAIAEILAIRDYDAAPYLVLATKAGLVKKTSLKDYDSPRSGGVIAINLREREDGSDDELIGAELVSADSDLLLISKKAQSIRFTASDDTLRPMGRATSGVKGMSFREGDELLSMNVVRPGTFVFTATDGGYAKRTPVDEYRVQGRGGLGIKAAKIVEDRGSLVGALVVEETDEILAITLSGGVIRTRVSGVRETGRDTMGVQLINLGKRDAVVGIARNAEAGREAEEVDGDVADDETVEGAAATIGTDEGEAPSAE; encoded by the coding sequence ATGGCCGACGAGAACACGCCCGTCACCTCTGAAGAGGGCGGCGTCATCGCCCAGCGTGTCGAGCCCGTCGGGCTCGAGACGGAGATGCAGCGCTCGTACCTGGACTACGCGATGTCCGTCATCGTGTCCCGTGCGCTGCCGGACGTCCGGGACGGTCTCAAGCCCGTCCACCGCCGCGTCCTGTACGCCATGTACGACGGCGGCTACCGCCCCGAGCGCGGCTTCTACAAGTGCGCGCGCGTGGTCGGCGACGTCATGGGCAACTACCACCCCCACGGCGACTCCTCGATCTACGACGCCCTGGTGCGCCTCGCCCAGCCGTGGTCGATGCGGATGCCGCTGGTGGACTCCAACGGCAACTTCGGCTCCCCGGGCAACGACCCGGCGGCGGCGATGCGCTACACCGAGTGCAAGCTCGCGCCGCTGTCGATGGAGATGGTCCGTGACATCGACGAGGAGACCGTCGACTTCACGGACAACTACGACGGCCGCTCCCAGGAGCCGACCGTCCTGCCGGCCCGCTTCCCGAACCTGCTGATCAACGGCTCGGCCGGTATCGCGGTCGGCATGGCGACCAACATCCCGCCGCACAACCTGCGCGAGGTCGCTTCCGGTGCCCAGTGGTACCTGGAGAACCCGGAGGCCTCGCACGAGGAGCTCCTGGACGCCCTCATCGAGCGCATCAAGGGCCCCGACTTCCCGACCGGCGCGCTGGTCGTCGGCCGCAAGGGCATCGAGGAGGCGTACCGCACCGGTCGCGGCTCGATCACCATGCGCGCGGTCGTCGAGGTCGAGGAGATCCAGAACCGCCAGTGCCTGGTGGTCACGGAACTGCCGTACCAGACCAACCCCGACAACCTCGCGCAGAAGATCGCCGACCTGGTGAAGGACGGCAAGGTCGGCGGCATCGCGGACGTCCGGGACGAGACGTCGTCGCGTACGGGTCAGCGGCTCGTGATCGTTCTGAAGCGTGACGCGGTCGCCAAGGTCGTACTGAACAACCTGTACAAGCACACGGACCTGCAGTCGAACTTCGGCGCCAACATGCTGGCGCTCGTCGACGGCGTCCCCCGCACGCTCTCGCTCGACGCGTTCATCCGGCACTGGGTGGCGCACCAGATCGAGGTCATCGTCCGCCGTACGAAGTTCCGGCTGCGCAAGGCCGAGGAGCGGGCGCACATCCTGCGCGGCCTCCTCAAGGCCCTGGACGCCATCGACGAGGTCATCGCGCTGATCCGGCGCAGTGACACCGTCGACATCGCGCGCACGGGCCTGATGGGGCTCCTGGAGATCGACGAGATCCAGGCCAATGCCATCCTCGAGATGCAGCTGCGCCGACTCGCCGCCCTGGAGCGCCAGAAGATCATCCAGGAGCACGACGAACTCCAGGCGAAGATCGCCGAGTACACCGAGATCCTGGCCTCGCCAGTCCGCCAGCGCGGCATCGTCAGCGCCGAGCTCACCGCGATCGTCGACAAGTACGGCGACGACCGCAAGACCATGCTGGTGCCCTACGACGGCGACATGTCCATCGAGGACCTCATCGCCGAGGAGGACATCGTCGTCACGGTGTCGCGCGGCGGTTACGTCAAGCGCACCAAGACCGTGGACTACCGCGCCCAGAAGCGCGGCGGCAAGGGCGTGCGCGGCACGAAGCTCAAGGAAGACGACATCGTCGACCACTTCTTCGTCTCCACCACGCACCACTGGCTGCTGTTCTTCACCAACAAGGGCCGCGTCTACCGGGCCAAGGCGTACGAACTGCCGGACGCCGGCCGTGACGCGCGTGGACAGCACGTCGCCAACCTGCTCGCCTTCCAGCCGGACGAGGCGATCGCGGAGATCCTCGCGATCCGCGACTACGACGCGGCGCCGTACCTGGTGCTCGCCACGAAGGCGGGTCTGGTCAAGAAGACGTCACTGAAGGATTACGACTCTCCGCGTTCCGGTGGCGTCATCGCCATCAATCTGCGTGAGCGCGAGGACGGTTCGGACGACGAACTGATCGGTGCCGAACTCGTCTCGGCCGACAGTGATCTGCTTCTGATCAGCAAGAAGGCGCAGTCGATCAGGTTCACCGCCTCGGACGACACCCTGCGTCCCATGGGCCGTGCGACCTCGGGTGTCAAGGGCATGAGCTTCCGTGAGGGAGACGAGCTGCTCTCGATGAATGTTGTTCGACCCGGTACGTTCGTGTTCACTGCTACGGACGGCGGGTACGCGAAGCGCACCCCCGTCGACGAGTACCGCGTCCAGGGTCGCGGCGGCCTCGGCATCAAGGCCGCCAAGATCGTGGAGGACCGCGGATCGCTCGTCGGAGCGCTGGTGGTCGAGGAGACCGACGAGATCCTCGCCATCACGCTGTCCGGCGGTGTGATTCGTACGCGAGTCAGCGGGGTCAGGGAGACGGGCCGTGACACCATGGGCGTCCAACTGATCAACCTGGGCAAGCGCGATGCCGTGGTCGGCATCGCACGTAACGCCGAGGCGGGACGTGAGGCGGAGGAGGTCGACGGCGATGTGGCCGACGACGAGACCGTCGAGGGTGCCGCCGCGACCATCGGCACGGACGAGGGTGAGGCACCCTCGGCCGAGTAG
- the gyrB gene encoding DNA topoisomerase (ATP-hydrolyzing) subunit B, which produces MLCQKGRFVADSGNPNENIPSTDAEATSSNGEVTASYDASAITVLEGLDAVRKRPGMYIGSTGERGLHHLVQEVVDNSVDEALAGHADTIDVTILADGGVRVIDNGRGIPVGIVPSEGKPAVEVVLTVLHAGGKFGGGGYAVSGGLHGVGVSVVNALSSKVAVEVKTDGYRWTQDYKLGVPTAPLAKHEATDEHGTSVTFWADGDIFETTEYSFETLSRRFQEMAFLNKGLRIKLTDERESAKATAGADEAGADEKDEVKVVEYHYEGGIVDFVKYLNSRKGDVVHPTVIDLEAEDKDKLLSLEVAMQWNSSYTEGVYSFANIIHTHEGGTHEEGFRAALTNLVNKYARDKKLLREKDDNLTGDDIREGLTAIISVKLSEPQFEGQTKTKLGNTEVKTFVQKVVYEHLTDWLDRNPVEAADIIRKGIQAATARVAARKARDLTRRKGLLETASLPGKLSDCQSNDPTKCEIFIVEGDSAGGSAKSGRNPEYQAILPIRGKILNVEKARIDKILQNQEIQALISAFGTGVHEDFDIEKLRYHKIILMADADVDGQHISTLLLTFLFRFMRPLVEAGHVYLSRPPLYKIKWGRDDVEYAYSDRERDALIEMGRQRGKRIREDSIQRFKGLGEMNAEELRVTTMDQEHRVLGQVTLDDAAQADDLFSVLMGEDVEARRQFIQRNAKDVRFLDI; this is translated from the coding sequence GTGCTGTGCCAGAAAGGGCGCTTCGTGGCCGATTCCGGCAACCCCAACGAGAACATCCCGTCCACCGACGCCGAGGCGACCTCGTCGAACGGCGAGGTAACCGCCTCGTACGACGCCAGCGCCATCACCGTCCTCGAGGGTCTGGACGCGGTCCGCAAGCGACCCGGTATGTACATCGGCTCGACCGGCGAGCGCGGCCTGCACCACCTGGTGCAGGAGGTCGTCGACAACTCCGTGGACGAGGCGCTGGCCGGCCACGCGGACACCATCGACGTGACGATCCTGGCCGACGGCGGCGTGCGCGTCATCGACAACGGCCGAGGCATCCCGGTGGGCATCGTCCCCTCCGAGGGCAAGCCGGCCGTCGAGGTCGTGCTGACGGTGCTGCACGCGGGCGGCAAGTTCGGCGGCGGCGGCTACGCGGTCTCCGGCGGTCTGCACGGCGTGGGTGTCTCCGTGGTGAACGCCCTGTCCAGCAAGGTCGCCGTCGAGGTCAAGACCGACGGCTACCGCTGGACGCAGGACTACAAGCTGGGCGTCCCGACGGCTCCGCTGGCCAAGCACGAGGCGACGGACGAGCACGGCACGTCGGTCACCTTCTGGGCCGACGGCGACATCTTCGAGACCACCGAGTACTCCTTCGAGACGCTTTCTCGCCGCTTCCAGGAGATGGCGTTCCTCAACAAGGGTTTGAGGATCAAACTCACCGACGAGCGTGAGTCGGCGAAGGCCACCGCCGGGGCGGACGAGGCGGGCGCCGACGAGAAGGACGAAGTCAAGGTCGTCGAGTACCACTACGAGGGCGGCATCGTCGACTTCGTGAAGTACCTCAACTCCCGCAAGGGAGACGTGGTGCACCCCACCGTGATCGACCTGGAGGCCGAGGACAAGGACAAGCTCCTGTCCCTCGAGGTCGCGATGCAGTGGAACAGCAGCTACACCGAGGGCGTCTACTCCTTCGCGAACATCATCCACACGCACGAGGGCGGCACGCACGAGGAAGGCTTCCGCGCGGCGCTGACGAACCTCGTCAACAAGTACGCGCGCGACAAGAAGCTGCTGCGTGAGAAGGACGACAACCTCACGGGTGACGACATCCGCGAGGGTCTGACCGCGATCATCTCGGTGAAGCTGAGCGAGCCGCAGTTCGAGGGCCAGACCAAGACCAAGCTGGGCAACACCGAGGTGAAGACCTTCGTCCAGAAGGTCGTCTACGAGCACCTCACCGACTGGCTGGACCGCAACCCCGTCGAGGCCGCGGACATCATCCGCAAGGGCATCCAGGCGGCCACCGCGCGCGTGGCGGCCCGCAAGGCCCGTGACCTGACGCGTCGCAAGGGCCTCCTGGAGACCGCGTCCCTGCCGGGCAAGCTCTCCGACTGCCAGTCGAACGACCCCACCAAGTGCGAGATCTTCATCGTCGAGGGTGACTCCGCCGGCGGTTCGGCCAAGTCCGGCCGAAACCCCGAGTACCAGGCGATCCTCCCGATCCGCGGCAAGATCCTGAACGTCGAGAAGGCGCGGATCGACAAGATCCTGCAGAACCAGGAGATCCAGGCGCTGATCTCGGCCTTCGGCACCGGGGTCCACGAGGACTTCGACATCGAGAAGCTGCGCTATCACAAGATCATCCTGATGGCGGACGCCGACGTCGACGGCCAGCACATCTCCACGCTGCTGCTGACCTTCCTGTTCCGCTTCATGCGGCCGCTGGTCGAGGCCGGGCACGTGTACCTCTCCCGCCCCCCTCTGTACAAGATCAAGTGGGGCCGGGACGACGTCGAGTACGCCTACTCGGACCGCGAGCGCGACGCACTGATCGAGATGGGCCGACAGCGCGGCAAGCGCATCCGCGAGGACTCCATCCAGCGCTTCAAGGGTCTCGGCGAGATGAACGCCGAGGAGCTGCGAGTGACCACCATGGACCAGGAGCACCGCGTCCTCGGCCAGGTCACCCTCGACGACGCCGCCCAGGCAGACGACCTGTTCTCCGTCCTGATGGGCGAGGACGTGGAGGCCCGCCGCCAGTTCATCCAGCGCAACGCCAAGGACGTCCGCTTCCTCGACATCTGA
- a CDS encoding DciA family protein, protein MTDEQPPAGSPKPAEPSGVDLARVALRAAKEQARARGDAAQQKRQARRGGGLRSGARADGRDPMAFGAAINRLITERGWETPAAVGGVMGRWPQIVGEDLAKHCEPEKYDEDERVLVVRCDSTAWATNLRLLAPQLVARLNEDLGHGAVKLIKVNGPGGPARRYGPLRAPGSTGPGDTYG, encoded by the coding sequence ATGACCGACGAACAACCCCCCGCCGGGAGCCCCAAGCCCGCCGAGCCCTCCGGCGTCGACCTCGCGCGCGTGGCGCTCAGGGCCGCGAAGGAGCAGGCACGCGCGCGTGGGGACGCGGCGCAGCAGAAGCGCCAGGCCAGGCGCGGCGGCGGGCTGCGCTCCGGCGCGCGCGCCGACGGACGGGACCCCATGGCGTTCGGGGCCGCCATCAACCGCCTGATCACCGAGCGCGGTTGGGAGACGCCCGCCGCGGTGGGCGGGGTGATGGGGCGCTGGCCGCAGATCGTGGGCGAGGACCTGGCCAAGCACTGCGAGCCGGAGAAGTACGACGAGGACGAGCGGGTCCTGGTGGTGCGCTGCGACTCGACCGCGTGGGCGACGAACCTGCGGCTGCTCGCGCCGCAGCTGGTGGCCCGTCTGAACGAGGATCTCGGGCACGGCGCCGTGAAGTTGATCAAGGTGAACGGCCCCGGCGGCCCCGCCCGTCGCTACGGCCCGCTGCGCGCCCCCGGCAGCACGGGACCCGGCGATACCTACGGGTGA
- the recF gene encoding DNA replication/repair protein RecF: protein MHVTHLSLADFRSYARVEVPLDPGVTAFVGPNGQGKTNLVEAIGYLATLGSHRVSSDAPLVRMGAERAIVRAQVRQGERQQLVELELNPGKANRARINRSSQVRPRDVLGIVRTVLFAPEDLALVKGDPGERRRFLDELITARSPRMAGVRSDYERVLKQRNTLLKSAALARRHGGRSMDLSTLDVWDQHLARVGAELLAQRLDLIAALQPLADKAYEQLAPGGGPVALEYKPSAPGEAHTREDLHEQLMAALAEARKQEIERGVTLVGPHRDDLLLKLGQLPAKGYASHGESWSYALSLRLASYDLLRAEGNEPVLILDDVFAELDTRRRERLAELVAPGEQVLVTAAVDDDVPHVLTGARYTVSEGTVERV from the coding sequence ATGCACGTCACGCATCTGTCGTTGGCCGACTTCCGCTCGTACGCCCGGGTCGAAGTTCCGCTCGACCCGGGCGTCACCGCGTTCGTGGGCCCCAACGGGCAGGGCAAGACGAATCTGGTCGAGGCGATCGGCTACCTCGCCACCCTCGGCAGCCACCGGGTGTCCTCCGACGCCCCCCTGGTCCGTATGGGCGCCGAGCGCGCGATCGTCCGGGCGCAGGTCAGACAGGGCGAGCGGCAGCAGCTGGTCGAGCTGGAGCTCAATCCCGGCAAGGCGAACCGTGCCCGGATCAACAGGTCCTCGCAGGTCAGGCCGCGTGATGTGCTCGGGATCGTGCGGACCGTGCTGTTCGCGCCGGAGGATCTCGCGCTGGTGAAGGGCGACCCGGGCGAGCGGCGCCGCTTCCTGGACGAGTTGATCACCGCCCGCTCCCCGCGTATGGCCGGCGTTCGCTCGGACTACGAGCGCGTCCTCAAGCAGCGCAACACGCTGCTGAAGTCGGCCGCGCTCGCGAGGAGGCACGGCGGTCGCTCGATGGACCTGTCCACCCTCGACGTATGGGATCAGCATCTCGCGCGCGTGGGCGCCGAGTTGCTCGCCCAGCGGCTCGACCTGATTGCCGCGCTCCAGCCGCTGGCCGACAAGGCGTACGAGCAACTGGCGCCCGGCGGCGGCCCGGTCGCTCTGGAGTACAAGCCGTCCGCGCCGGGCGAGGCACACACGCGTGAGGATCTCCACGAGCAGTTGATGGCCGCGCTCGCGGAGGCGCGCAAGCAGGAGATCGAGCGGGGCGTGACCCTCGTAGGACCGCATCGGGACGATCTGCTTCTCAAACTCGGTCAGCTGCCGGCCAAGGGATACGCCTCGCACGGCGAGTCCTGGTCGTACGCGCTGTCGCTGCGCCTCGCGTCGTACGACCTGCTCAGGGCCGAGGGCAACGAACCCGTGCTGATCCTCGACGACGTGTTCGCCGAGTTGGACACCCGTCGCCGTGAGCGCCTGGCGGAGCTCGTCGCGCCCGGTGAGCAGGTCCTGGTGACGGCGGCGGTCGACGACGACGTGCCGCACGTGCTGACGGGGGCGCGGTACACCGTGTCCGAGGGGACGGTTGAGCGCGTATGA
- the gnd gene encoding phosphogluconate dehydrogenase (NAD(+)-dependent, decarboxylating), translating to MELGLIGLGKMGGNMRERIRRAGHTVIGYDRNPDLADVHSLKELVDALQGPRVVWVMVPAGAPTQATIDELAELLEPGDVVVDGGNSRWTDDEKHAEELAAKGIGFVDCGVSGGVWGLENGYALMYGGDAENVAKVQPVFDALKPKGDVGAVHAGKVGAGHFAKMVHNGIEYAMMQAYAEGWELLEKVDSVTDVREVFRSWQEGTVIRSWLLDLAVNALDEDEHLDKLRGFAQDSGEGRWTVEAAIDHAVPLPAITASLFARFASRQDDSPQMKMIAALRNQFGGHAVETK from the coding sequence ATGGAGCTCGGTCTCATCGGCCTCGGCAAGATGGGCGGCAACATGCGCGAGCGGATACGCCGCGCAGGCCACACCGTGATCGGATACGACCGCAACCCGGACCTCGCCGATGTCCACAGCCTGAAGGAACTTGTGGACGCGCTGCAGGGCCCGCGGGTCGTGTGGGTGATGGTCCCGGCCGGTGCGCCGACCCAGGCGACGATCGACGAGCTGGCCGAGCTCCTGGAGCCCGGTGACGTCGTGGTGGACGGTGGGAACTCCCGCTGGACGGACGACGAGAAGCACGCCGAGGAGCTGGCGGCCAAGGGCATCGGTTTCGTCGACTGCGGCGTCTCCGGTGGTGTGTGGGGCCTGGAGAACGGCTATGCGCTGATGTACGGCGGCGACGCGGAGAACGTCGCCAAGGTGCAGCCGGTCTTCGACGCTCTCAAGCCCAAGGGCGACGTCGGTGCGGTGCACGCCGGCAAGGTCGGTGCCGGCCACTTCGCGAAGATGGTCCACAACGGCATCGAGTACGCGATGATGCAGGCCTACGCCGAGGGCTGGGAGCTCCTGGAGAAGGTCGACTCCGTGACCGACGTCCGGGAGGTCTTCCGCTCCTGGCAGGAGGGCACGGTCATCCGGTCCTGGCTCCTCGACCTCGCGGTCAACGCCCTTGACGAGGACGAGCACCTGGACAAGCTGCGCGGTTTCGCACAGGACTCCGGCGAGGGCCGGTGGACCGTGGAGGCCGCCATAGACCACGCGGTGCCGCTGCCGGCGATCACCGCGTCGCTGTTCGCGCGGTTCGCGTCCCGTCAGGACGATTCGCCGCAGATGAAGATGATCGCGGCGCTGCGCAACCAGTTCGGCGGCCACGCGGTCGAGACGAAGTAA
- the dnaN gene encoding DNA polymerase III subunit beta yields MKIRVERDVLAEAVAWAARSLPARPPAPVLAGLLLKAEEGQLSLSSFDYEVSARVSVEAEVEEGGTVLVSGRLLADICRALPNRPVEISTDGVRATVVCGSSRFTLHTLPVEEYPALPQMPSATGTVPGEVFASAAAQVAIAAGRDDTLPVLTGVRIEIEGDTVTLASTDRYRFAVREFLWKPENPEASAVALVPAKTLLDTAKALTSGDSVILALSGSGAGEGLIGFEGAGRRTTTRLLEGDLPKYRSLFPTEFNSIAVIETAPFVEAVKRVALVAERNTPVRLSFEQGVLILEAGSSDDAQAVERVDAQLEGDDVSIAFNPTFLLDGLSAIDSPVAQLSFTTSTKPALLSGKPALDAEADEAYKYLIMPVRLSG; encoded by the coding sequence GTGAAGATCCGGGTGGAACGCGACGTACTCGCGGAGGCAGTGGCCTGGGCGGCGCGCAGCCTCCCGGCCCGTCCGCCGGCGCCTGTCCTCGCCGGCCTTCTCCTGAAGGCCGAGGAAGGCCAGCTGAGCCTGTCCAGCTTCGACTACGAGGTCTCCGCGCGGGTGTCGGTGGAGGCAGAGGTCGAGGAGGGCGGCACGGTGCTGGTCTCCGGCCGCCTGCTCGCCGACATCTGCCGAGCCCTCCCCAACCGTCCGGTGGAGATTTCCACAGACGGTGTACGGGCCACGGTGGTCTGCGGCTCCTCGCGGTTCACACTCCACACCCTGCCTGTGGAGGAGTACCCGGCGCTGCCGCAGATGCCGAGCGCCACGGGCACCGTCCCCGGTGAGGTCTTCGCCTCCGCCGCCGCCCAGGTGGCCATCGCCGCGGGGCGCGACGACACGCTCCCCGTCCTGACCGGTGTGCGTATCGAGATCGAGGGCGACACCGTCACGCTGGCGTCCACCGACCGCTACCGCTTCGCGGTCCGTGAGTTCCTGTGGAAGCCGGAGAACCCCGAGGCGTCCGCGGTGGCCCTGGTGCCCGCCAAGACGCTCCTGGACACCGCCAAGGCCCTCACGAGCGGCGACAGCGTCATCCTGGCGCTCTCCGGTTCGGGCGCCGGCGAGGGTCTGATCGGTTTCGAGGGCGCGGGCCGCCGTACGACCACGCGTCTGCTCGAAGGCGACCTGCCGAAGTACCGCTCGCTGTTCCCGACGGAGTTCAACTCCATCGCCGTGATCGAGACCGCCCCCTTCGTGGAGGCCGTCAAGCGTGTGGCCCTGGTCGCCGAGCGCAACACCCCGGTGCGGCTGAGCTTCGAGCAGGGTGTGCTGATCCTGGAGGCCGGTTCCAGCGACGACGCACAGGCTGTGGAAAGGGTCGACGCCCAGCTGGAGGGCGACGACGTCTCGATCGCCTTCAACCCGACCTTCCTGCTGGACGGCCTGAGCGCCATCGACTCCCCGGTGGCCCAGCTGTCCTTCACGACGTCCACCAAGCCCGCCCTGCTGAGCGGCAAGCCGGCCCTGGACGCCGAGGCGGACGAGGCCTACAAGTACCTGATCATGCCGGTGCGGTTGAGCGGCTGA